ACTATAATATCCGGTTTATCTTTCATAATAATATCTATTCCTAGTTTCACACAATCTGATGGTGTTCCATTTGCATGAAATATTTTTAAATTTTCTTCATCTTTAATTTTTTTTATCCTTAATGGTTTATGCATTGTTATAGCATGTCCTACAGCACTTCTTTCCCTATCAGGTGCAACAACAACTACATTGTAGCTTCCTTTTAAAATATCAGCTAATTTATTTATACCTGGAGATAGAACGCCATCATCATTTGTTAATAAAACATTCATAAATATCCTCCTATTAATATATTCTCACGGTCCACATTGAATTGAATAATTAATTTGATTTTAATATAAAATTAATATATAAGCAAGGAGTGATATTGTGATACAAATCGACGATGCCGGAAGCGGAAGTTTAGTTGGTGGGACATGTATAGGTGTTATGAGAGTTGAAACGAACGAATACCACTATGATATAATCCCACTAGAATGTTACACAAAGGATAATTTTAGCAATAAACTGTATTTAAAAAAAGCGACTGAAATTGCAATAAAATATTTAAACATGATGAACGTAGGTAAAAGAGAAGAAATATGTGTTTGCAGAGGCTACATGTTTGACTGCTTAAGAGATTATTTAAAAACTAATGGATATAACTATAAAAGCACAAAAATATTGAATCCTCTACAAGACAAAATTGAAAAGACTTTTGAAGATTACGCTTTATCATTGGGGCTTTCTAAAAGATTTCTAAGCTATACTAAATATCCGTTTCATTTTCACAGATTGTTAAAGTGGGTATATGCAGATTATTATAATAGATATAAATTATGCAAAACAGGTTGGAAAAGCTTTATAAAATATGGCTCACTTGAAATTGATGAATCCTATTCAGAACTAAAAAAAAATAAAAATCTTTACTGTCTTAAATGCGGTAATAAAATAGATATTGGACCTGTTAAAATAATTAAATTTAAAAGCAATTATTTAAATGTCATCTATCTACATGTAAATTGTTAAGATACTACGCAATTGCATAGTATCTTAACATGATTCTCATATTATATATTTTTACCAGCAATGATAAGGTATGCAAATTTGCTGGCCTGGATATATTAAGTTTGGATTCGGAATTTGTGGGTTCGCTCTAATCAAGCAATCTAATGGAATGCCATACATATTAGCTATTGTCCACATTGAATCTCCTGGCCTTACTATATACATTTCTCTACAATGTCTTTCTGGTGGGCAAAATGCTGGTATACAAATTTGCTGACCTGGATATATTAAGTTTGGATTCGGAATCTGTGGGTTCGCTCTAATCAAGCAGTCTAATGGAATGCCATACATATTAGCTATTGTCCACATTGAATCTCCTGGCCTTACTATATACGTTGTTCTACAGTGTACAGGGTGATATTGTGGATCAGACATTTTAAAAACCCCCTTTCATTTTTCTAATACATGTTATGTTCAATTTAAAATTATGTTACACCATCCAATTTTTGAATGTTGAAAATTACATAAAAAGCTATAGGCCTTTAACCTATAGCTTATAATTTTTTATATTGGATATGTTTTTTCCTCCATATTTACTAATGTTGAATCAATTTTATACTTTTTAGCTTGCCTATATTTGAAAAAATCCTTAGCGACTTGTGGAAATAGTGCATATGATAAAACATCTTCCTCCTGCTCTAAATATTCCTTTATCTCATTTCTAATTTTATCTAATTGAGGACTAAGTAAATCAGCCGGTCTTTTTGTTATAATTTCTTCATTTCCAATTATTTTCTTACGTATCTCATCAGAAATTGGTATTGGTGGTCTTCCATATAAACCTTTAACATAATCTTTTATTTCTTTGGGTACAATTTTATATCTTTCACCTGTAACTACATTTAAAACAGCTTGTGTTCCTACCATTTGGCTCATAGGTGTAACAAGTGGTGGATAACCTAAATCTTGCCTTACATGCGGAACTTCTTTTAATA
The nucleotide sequence above comes from Thermoanaerobacterium sp. CMT5567-10. Encoded proteins:
- the safA gene encoding SafA/ExsA family spore coat assembly protein — translated: MSDPQYHPVHCRTTYIVRPGDSMWTIANMYGIPLDCLIRANPQIPNPNLIYPGQQICIPAFCPPERHCREMYIVRPGDSMWTIANMYGIPLDCLIRANPQIPNPNLIYPGQQICIPYHCW